The window AATCAGCATCTCTGCCTTTCATTCATAAGGATCCCTGTGACAGGATTATCATTGCCACTGCATTGGAACACAGGATGCCGATTATTACCGCAGATCAGGTTATTCCTCAATATACCGGCATCAAAGTGATTTGGTAAGATCAACAGATTTCCTCTCCGGCACTTTCTTCAGACCCGAGGGCGAATTTATCCTTTAAGGACACGGCCCGCCGTGACCCTACCTCTCCTTCTTTTCCAAGATGGTGCCTGTGAGAATGGCACCGTCTAAATTCGCTCCTTCCAAATTGGCCCCTTCCAGTTTTGCGTTTCGCAAATTCGCATCAATAAGGATTGCATTCTTGAGATTTGCTCCTTCAAGATTAGCATGTTCAAAATTGACCCTGAAAAGGAGCGCGTTTTCAAGCTGCGCCCCGCCCAAATTTGCATTTACAAGAAGTGTAGAATGCAACCATATTTTTTTAAAATTACACGTTGTAAAGTTTGCATTATAAAAATTCTGTGTTGGAAGATAATAGTCGGATAAATCCAAGAAGCCTAGCCAGTCTGCACAGTCCCCAAGCCCATTTACTCGTCTAATCCATTCCCCAAAGGCTACACGCGACTCCAAGTCCAGTCTGGAAACTTCTTTGGTCAGCTCTGCGATATGAAAATGCACGGCCAGCAGAGCCTCTTCTGCATTCTGGGCCAAGTGCAGATGCTCCTTAAAGCCTTTGTCCTTAAAGTCTTCAGGAAAAGGCAGGCCCTGATTGATGGTGTAACTGAGCAGCCCGCACACCATAGCCTGCAAGTCGAGCAGCTCCTCCTGCGTCATGGCCCGAAACTCGTTGCTGATAAAGCGCAGCAGGTCTTTGTCCATCTCCGTGATTGCAGAAAAGCCGGTCCAGTGCTGCAAGGCCTCTTTTTCCGACCAGCCGTCATCCGGGTCTTCCTGCCGCCGCCTGCGCTGCTTCTCCATCTGCCGTAAAACCCGGACAATGCGCAGGGCGGTCAGGTATTCACCAAAGCTCTTATGGGTGAACTCAAAGGTCGGGTCGCCGTCCTGGCGGCTGTCGCTCTGCCGGAAATAGAAGGCGGTGAGCAGGCGGGTCACACCCGCCTTGGCCCCTTCCTGAAACCGCTCCAGATAGCGTTCAATGCCGCCTGACTTGCACTTTGCCCGAATCCCGGCCACCGTGGCCGTGCGCCCGTCCCCGTGCCAGACCGCTAGGGCGATTTCTTCTAATACCCGGATGAAGTCTTTCTCCTCCAGCCCGCCCGTGCAAGCACTCACCCGGCCGCCCTCTTCGTACTGACGGCAATAGACCGCCCGGATAAGGTCGGCATAGATTTGATTCAGGGTGGTCTCGTCGCTAAACTCGATGGTCTTGCGGTCATAGCTGAGAGCGACCAGGTAATTGAGCAGCGGCTGGGCTGTGATCTCAGCCAGATGCTCCCGCGCCAGCTCCGCAGGCAGGCCCGCATAGCCCTTGCCCGCAGCCGTGCCGTACTGCTGCCACCATAGCTGCCGCTGATCCGCAGTCAGCAGCTTGTCCGGGTCGGAATATTCCTCGCGCTCCTCTTCCGCAACAAAATAGGGCAGAACGTGCGTTATCTGCCGATGCTCGCGCAGCTTGGCCGCCACCTCCTGCACCGCAATCGTCCGCCCGGTGATAATGACCTGCCGGTGCAGGCCCTGGCTCTTATATTCCTGAATGCGACGCAGCACTTCATCAACAAAGTTATTCGCGACTTCCGAGGCCGCCTTGCCCTGCAAAGCCAGTTCGTCCAGGCCGTCAAAGATGAGCAGGAGCCGGTCTTTGCCCTCCTTGGCATCAAGGGGGTTGCCGGACAGGAAACGGTTGTTGCGGATATGCCGCTCCATTGCATCGGTCAGATTATCCGCAGCATCAAAGAGATGCAGGGGGATGTACAGGCAGGGGATGTCGGTTTCCCTGGCGATCCGGGCGGCGAAGATCTTGGCAAAGGTGGACTTGCCCGAACCCGGCCCGCCGCTGATGAAGCGCACTGCCGGGCCTGCCGCGAAGTTGTCCAGCCAGTTGCGGAACTCGCTTTCCAGATCCACCACGATCCGTTGCCCCGCATCCCGCTGCGGCGCAAGCTCCGGGCCGCGCTCCTCGTCCTGCTCCTTTTCCTCGTAATAAGCCCGCAACGGCACATAGACCTTTTCCACGCCGAATGCTTCTTCAAACATCCGCTCGCTGACCTGACGTTGCAGCCATTGCTTGTAGAGCTGCCAGCTCAGGACTTCATCTGTGGCGCGAGTGAACGGGCTGTCGAAATGCTGGCTCAGGGCGGCGTAGTCCTGCGGGGCCTTGCGCCATGTTTCATGCAGAGCAAAGACAAAGTAATCCGGCAGACGGCAGGTGATCTGCTCGGCATCTGTCTGTTGCGCACCCAGCCCTTGCAGCCAGTCGCGTAAAGGCCCTTGTAAATCCTTGAGCAGCGACAAGTCGCCGGGCCAGTTAAAGAACTTCGGGGTAATAGTCACCTCGGCCCGGCCCATTTGCTCTTCAAAACGGGTGGAAAGGGCTTTGAGCTGTTCTTCATCAGGGCGATTGCGGAACAGGTCAGAGGAGTTCTTCACCAAATCAAAAAGAGCGGCTGCCAGGGAGCGGTATATTAATAACCAGGCCAGATCGCCGGGCTTCCTGGCCAGACCAAGTGCATCCAGGGTGTCCACGGCAGCCGAGCCTAAGTCACTCCAATCTTGGCACACCCCTTCGATCACCATCTTGCCGATACCTTGCAGAAACTTCCTCGGTTCAAGACTGATGTCCTTGTTCCAGACAGAAACCGGCCTGCTGATATTGAGTCCGTTCTCAGAAAGTTCGTTCATGATCTATCACCTGCCTCCCGGTGGTTTTATCCCTCTATAGATTGAAACAATCCCCAAGGTCAGCTGTTTGCGCTCCACCGCAGTGAAGCCCGCCTCCCGCATCATGGTAAGCAGCTCCTCTGGTTCATAAAACAAAGCAATGGATTGGGCAAGATATTTGTATGCCTCTCTGTTTTCTGCACAGACTCCGGCGATGCAGGGCATGATATGATGGAGATAGTAGGTGTAGAAGGGCTTAAATAGCCTATTGGTGGGACGGGAAAATTCCAGGATCAGCAATCTGCCTCCGGGACGAAGAACCCGGTGGATCTCGGCCAGGCCCTGTCGGCGGTTGACAAGGTTGCGGAGGCCGAAGGCCACAGTACAGCCGCTGAAGATGTTCCCACCTGCCGGAATCGCCTCACCATCTCCGCAGATGGGGAAGATCCTTGATAGATACGGATCATCCTCCAGCTTTTTCACCCCGGCTTTAAGCATGTTCTCGCAGAAATCCAGAGCATAAATGTGCCGGTCCGGCGCCTGGCGGGCAAGTTCCCTGGACATGGACAGGGTTCCGGCGCAGAGATCCAGTACCGGACCTTCTGGGATATCGCGGAGCGAACGGGCAGTGCGCCGGCGCCAGCAGCGGTCTAAGAGCAGGGAGAGCAGGCCGTTCAGGAAATCATAGCGATGGCTGATAGAGGCGAAGGTCCGGCGCACATGCTCCTTTCTTTCATCCTGAGAGGCCGTGAGTATGCAGAGGTCAGAGGAGGGGGCAAGAGAGCAGGACTTGTTAATCATGAAAAAATTTTCAGGGGCAGTGCCTGCTCTGATGCCGCTCCGTGCTGAATCAGGCGACTGAAGAATTCTTCCAGGGC is drawn from Candidatus Electrothrix aestuarii and contains these coding sequences:
- a CDS encoding pentapeptide repeat-containing protein, translating into MNELSENGLNISRPVSVWNKDISLEPRKFLQGIGKMVIEGVCQDWSDLGSAAVDTLDALGLARKPGDLAWLLIYRSLAAALFDLVKNSSDLFRNRPDEEQLKALSTRFEEQMGRAEVTITPKFFNWPGDLSLLKDLQGPLRDWLQGLGAQQTDAEQITCRLPDYFVFALHETWRKAPQDYAALSQHFDSPFTRATDEVLSWQLYKQWLQRQVSERMFEEAFGVEKVYVPLRAYYEEKEQDEERGPELAPQRDAGQRIVVDLESEFRNWLDNFAAGPAVRFISGGPGSGKSTFAKIFAARIARETDIPCLYIPLHLFDAADNLTDAMERHIRNNRFLSGNPLDAKEGKDRLLLIFDGLDELALQGKAASEVANNFVDEVLRRIQEYKSQGLHRQVIITGRTIAVQEVAAKLREHRQITHVLPYFVAEEEREEYSDPDKLLTADQRQLWWQQYGTAAGKGYAGLPAELAREHLAEITAQPLLNYLVALSYDRKTIEFSDETTLNQIYADLIRAVYCRQYEEGGRVSACTGGLEEKDFIRVLEEIALAVWHGDGRTATVAGIRAKCKSGGIERYLERFQEGAKAGVTRLLTAFYFRQSDSRQDGDPTFEFTHKSFGEYLTALRIVRVLRQMEKQRRRRQEDPDDGWSEKEALQHWTGFSAITEMDKDLLRFISNEFRAMTQEELLDLQAMVCGLLSYTINQGLPFPEDFKDKGFKEHLHLAQNAEEALLAVHFHIAELTKEVSRLDLESRVAFGEWIRRVNGLGDCADWLGFLDLSDYYLPTQNFYNANFTTCNFKKIWLHSTLLVNANLGGAQLENALLFRVNFEHANLEGANLKNAILIDANLRNAKLEGANLEGANLDGAILTGTILEKKER
- a CDS encoding ubiquinone/menaquinone biosynthesis methyltransferase, translating into MINKSCSLAPSSDLCILTASQDERKEHVRRTFASISHRYDFLNGLLSLLLDRCWRRRTARSLRDIPEGPVLDLCAGTLSMSRELARQAPDRHIYALDFCENMLKAGVKKLEDDPYLSRIFPICGDGEAIPAGGNIFSGCTVAFGLRNLVNRRQGLAEIHRVLRPGGRLLILEFSRPTNRLFKPFYTYYLHHIMPCIAGVCAENREAYKYLAQSIALFYEPEELLTMMREAGFTAVERKQLTLGIVSIYRGIKPPGGR